The Stenotrophomonas sp. NA06056 genome segment GGGCATCGCCCAGGGCGGCTATTGGAAGCCTGAATCCTGCGCAGCAGTCCTCGACCCACCACGTCCGCCACCGCCGCCACCGTCACCGGCGCCGCTGCCGGAGCAGCCGCTGCGACTCGCTGCCGATGCGCTGTTCGGGTTCGACAGTGCTGTGCTCAGTGCCAGCGGCCAGCAGGCAGTGCAGGGCGTGCTGGCGCAGGTGCGCGAGGCCAGCCAGGTGCAGTCGATCCAGGTGGTCGGCTACACCGACCGCATCGGCAGCGCGGCCTACAACCAGACACTGTCGCAGCGGCGCGCCGAGGCCGTGCGCATGGCCCTGGTACAGGGCGGTGTATCAGCGGCGAGCATCAGCGCTGAGGGGCGGGGCGCGGCGGAACCGCTGGTGCAGTGCGACCAGCGCAACCGGCGCGAACTGATCGCCTGCCTGGCGCCCAACCGCCGGGTGCAGATCGCTGGCGTGGCCCGAGCGCACTGAATCCCCGCGCCGGGGCGTGCTCCGGCATCCCGTGTCCCCCCTGTTCTGCCGGCAGGACGTGGAAACGTCTCCCCCGTTTTCCACGCCTGCCGGTGGGCAGGTTTCTCCCCTGGTGCACCTGATGAATGCCCAATTCCTGCCCTTGTCCATGAAGACGGAAGCCACTCTCAGCGTGTACGGCCAGCTTGGCAACCATGCGGTGGTGCGCATTCCCGGGCGCCGACTGCCGGGCCTGATCCTGCAGGCCGATACCGTCGCCGGCTTCCTCACTCAATTGCAGGAAGCGCAGGCTTGTCTGCGTAGCGGCCGCGCACAGCGCGCCGATGCCGAGCTGGACATGCTGGTCGACATGCTCGAGCAGTGGTACGCGTTGATCGAATCGCGCCTGGCCGATGCCGGCGAGGCCTTGTAGAGAAGAGGGGACGGCGGGGATCAAGTCGTTTCCCGCACAGTCGGAGCATGAACGACTTGATCCCCTACGTCCCCATTTCTGGTGCTAGGCGCGGGCGCGGATCATCCAGCAGGCGGTCTCTACCCGCACGCGATCACCTTCGATGAACGGTGCGAACGCGGTCAGTGCCTGTTGCAGCAGCGCATCTGCGCGTTCGGCGGGCAGCGCACGCAGGGCCAGACCCACGGGCCCAAGCTGGCCGACATAGCGGGCCAGTCCGTCACGGGTGAGGAAACAGGTCAGGTCCAGCGGCGATACGTCCACGTCCTGCCATCCGGCACGCTGCAGCAGCTGGCGCACCCGCTCGCCGTCGGCAAAGGCGAACTGTCCTGGTGCACCGGGCGCTCGCACTGGCAGCGTCAGCTGGTCTGCAAGGGCGCGCTCGGCAGTCGTCATGAATGGATTTTCCTGCGCGCTGCGCCAGGCGATGAAGCGCAGGCCTGCGCCCGCTTGGGCGGCACGGTGCAGGTTGGCGAAGGCGGCCGGCGTGTCCTCGAAGAACATTACCCCGAAGCGTGACTGGAGCCAGTTGTAGTGCGCCGTTGCGAAGGCATGGCGCTGCGCGTCGGCAACGATGAAGTCGATGTCGCGCCCGAGGGTGGCGGCACGTTGGCGGGCGAGGGCCAGCATCGGTGCCGAGATGTCCACGCCTGTGCAATGTGCGTCAGGACGCGCCGTGGCGGCGGTCAGGGTGCTGGCGCCGGTGCCACAGCCGATGTCCAGTAGTTCTGTGACAGTAGCCGGCAGTTCGTCGCGCAGGGCATCGGCCATCGGGTGGAACAGGCTGTCCAGCAGCGCCTGCTGCGCGACCCAGTTCTCGCCAGCGGGCCCGTTCCAGAGCGCGTTCTGATCAAGCGGGAGGGAATCGGTCATGGGCTTGCCTTGCGCGGAGAGTGCGACCATGGTGGCGCCTGAAGCCCACTTGAGGTCAAGCACGATGCAGGAACTGGATATCGGTGAGGTGGTGCGCCGCAGTGGCGTGCCGGCCTCGACCCTGCGCTACTACGAGCAGCTCGGCCTGCTGCAGGTGCTGGGGCGGCGCGGCCTGCGCCGGCAGTATCACGAACAGGTGCTGGAACGGCTGGCGCTGATCGGCCTGGGGCAGTCTGCGGGTCTGTCGCTGCAGCAGATCGGCGCCGCGATGCCGCAGGGGGCAGGGCTCGCATTGGACCGCACGGCATTGCTGGCCCAGGCCGATGCGCTGCAGCGGCAGATACGCGGACTGCAGCGGGTGCAGGATCGGCTGCGGCGGGCTGCAGCCTGTCCACACGCAGACGATGCACGGCGCTGCGCCTCTTTCCGCAGATTGCTACGTGCGCAGCAGCGCGTGGCGCGTGCATGAGCAGTAGATCCACGCCCTGCGTGGATGAACCGCCACCCCCCGCTCAATCGCGGGTGCTGACTTCCCAGGTAGCGTGCAGCACGCCCGGCACCTGCTCCATCCGAGCCAGCACCACGTCCAGTTCGTCGGCGCTGACCGCGGTGCTGACCAGCACTGCGATCACATCGGTAGGCGCATCGGCGTGCTCGACCAGCTGTACGTCGCCGACCGGGTACTGCGCTGCTTCCAGCACATCGACCAGACGCTCGCGCACGCGCGGCACCGCGTCAGCGTCCACGCTCAGGCGCACTTCGTAGGTCGCCTCGCTGGTGGCTTCGTTGATCGGAATGCGGTTGATCGCGTTCACCAGCGGGCGCAGCAGGGTATTGCCGGCGATGATCAGTACGGTCAGCAGCACGCCTTCGGCCAGCATGTCGGCGCCGGTGCAGCTGCCCACGGCAGCTGAGCACCACAGCGTCGCCGCAGTGTTCAGGCCGCGCACGTTCATGCCTTCCTTCATGATCACACCAGCGCCGAGGAAGCCGACGCCAGAGACCACATACGAGATCACCCGCACCGCTTCGGCGCTGCCAGCGATACGCATGCCCAGGTCGACGAAGGCGGCGGCGCCCACGGCCACCAGCACGTTGGTGCGCAGGCCGGCGGTGCGCTG includes the following:
- a CDS encoding OmpA family protein, with protein sequence MKSHCIARTGRVVATLGLILAAGLLVACRSHAPAADGPAGSTAVTFPEASKASLKEGIYPDIADLRRFAPGMSKRQLYTLLGTPHFNEGMWGVREWNYLFNFRTAQGAEYFTCQFQVRFDNKGIAQGGYWKPESCAAVLDPPRPPPPPPSPAPLPEQPLRLAADALFGFDSAVLSASGQQAVQGVLAQVREASQVQSIQVVGYTDRIGSAAYNQTLSQRRAEAVRMALVQGGVSAASISAEGRGAAEPLVQCDQRNRRELIACLAPNRRVQIAGVARAH
- a CDS encoding class I SAM-dependent methyltransferase, with product MTDSLPLDQNALWNGPAGENWVAQQALLDSLFHPMADALRDELPATVTELLDIGCGTGASTLTAATARPDAHCTGVDISAPMLALARQRAATLGRDIDFIVADAQRHAFATAHYNWLQSRFGVMFFEDTPAAFANLHRAAQAGAGLRFIAWRSAQENPFMTTAERALADQLTLPVRAPGAPGQFAFADGERVRQLLQRAGWQDVDVSPLDLTCFLTRDGLARYVGQLGPVGLALRALPAERADALLQQALTAFAPFIEGDRVRVETACWMIRARA
- a CDS encoding MerR family transcriptional regulator; this encodes MQELDIGEVVRRSGVPASTLRYYEQLGLLQVLGRRGLRRQYHEQVLERLALIGLGQSAGLSLQQIGAAMPQGAGLALDRTALLAQADALQRQIRGLQRVQDRLRRAAACPHADDARRCASFRRLLRAQQRVARA
- a CDS encoding MgtC/SapB family protein gives rise to the protein MRFIETFQAGPFADTVVSLLAAFVLGTLIGAERQYRQRTAGLRTNVLVAVGAAAFVDLGMRIAGSAEAVRVISYVVSGVGFLGAGVIMKEGMNVRGLNTAATLWCSAAVGSCTGADMLAEGVLLTVLIIAGNTLLRPLVNAINRIPINEATSEATYEVRLSVDADAVPRVRERLVDVLEAAQYPVGDVQLVEHADAPTDVIAVLVSTAVSADELDVVLARMEQVPGVLHATWEVSTRD